Below is a window of Mycobacterium sp. 050128 DNA.
GACGACAGCCGCCTCGACGAGGCTGACTTCGTCTGGGATGTGAAATAAGGCCTTCGTCGGCAGCGATACGTAGCGGGCAAGCGCACCGTTGACGTTGAAGCCGATGAAACCGACTGTGGCGCAGAGTGCTTCAGCACCCTGTTTGCACGGACCGCATTCACCGCAGCCGAAAACGCCTACGCCGCAAACTCGGTCACCTTCAGTGAAATCGTGCACGCCGGGTCCGATGCCGACCACCGTGCCGGAATATTCGTGGCCCATGATGACACCCGGCGCAGCATGCATCGGCCCGGCGGTGTACTCGTGCAGGTCTGTGCCGCAGATACCCGCGCGGGCCACCTCGATGGCCACTTCGCCAGCACGCGGAGCCGGATCTGGAAGTTCTTCGATCCGCACGTCTTCGCTACCGTGATAAACAGCTGCGCGCACCTACAGTCCCATCTGTGAACAGGCCCAAATTCTCTCGCGCACAAAGCGCGTCGGGCGGTGACTTGGCGGCGGTTCCGCCAGAATGGCGTGGAGCCCACAAACGCGCTAGATCAAGAAAGAGAGGTTGTGCGTCGGCAAGGTGGTGTGATCCAGCAGAATCTCGCGCTGGGCCAGTTTCCAGCCCGTCTCGTCGCGACGAATAATGTCTCGGCGTTCGGCGGAAACCGTCTCGGACTTAGCCTCGTCCGCCCGCGTGCGCACTAGCAGCGCGTTCGATGTGACACAATATCCACCGATGTCGTCACCAGATCTTACCCTGATGTTGGTGATGAAGTGCCGGATCCGTGAGGGGGGATCTTCAGCCCAATCCGAAGACGTGTGGTGCCGCTGGATACGCATCTTGAGACTCGTGTAGTTGTCGTCCAAGTGCATGGAACGCTCGGAAAACCCAGGTCCACCGACTCTGCGCAGCGTCTGACGAACGCGCGCGAAGTAATGCACCTCCGGTGCCATCAAGTCCAACCAACCGTCGAACTCGTCACGATCCAACAGATCAGCCTCGTCGAAGAGGAAGGCTTCGATTTGGTCGCGCACGTCACGCGAAACGAGAACAGCCTGACGAAGATCCTGCGGCGACGTTGTCGTCATAGGTTCTCATCCCTCCTCGGTGTGGCCAGATAGTCGAAGTACTGCTTCCAGTATTCGCGTTGATTCTGCTCGGCGTAACCACTGGCCAAGGGTCGCCCCGGACCCAACCATGCCGGGTCAGGGGCCAAATTGTCCAATCCCATCTCCAAATTCAGCTCCGCACCGCCAGCCAACTCGCCCCGTGTTCCCTTGGTGATGGCCTGGAATATCTCGGCATCGTCCTGCTCGAAAACCCCCGCTATCCCGAACGTCCGAACATATGTGTCAAACGACTGTTGCTTGAATTCCTCGGGGGCGTTGCGCTCCACCAAAAACCACGACCACACCTCCATGCGAGCCGAGTCAAGCGGACGCCACTGCCGCAACGTCAGAATCGGCAACGGCATAGACTCCCCGTCTTTGGCGATGAAGGCGTTTAAGAAGGACAAGTTCGGGAACACATTGCCATGCATGAACATGGTCCGTTTCAGGACCTCACCGTGCACCTCGTCGCCGTAACCCTCGTTGAGACCGGCCACGATCTCCTCGGGATAGCCCATATACGGCGGTGCGGGTGTGCCGGGCGGTGCGCCAAGGACACCCGCGCCGTGCCCGCCCGACAGACTGACGTGGGCCGGCGAAACGGCCACATTATCGGGCGGTAACAATCCCAACTCGCACATGGAGCGGTGGGTCATGACCGTGTGATAGCCGTCCCCAACGAAGTTATCGGCACCCGTTTTCCAATTCGCGTCGATGACCCAACGCTGCGGGGCCCCCCACACCTGGATACCGGCCGGGCTTTTCTTGAGCATCAAGTCGAGGTACCAGCGCATATCCCCGAGGTACTCGTCGAGTCCCGGTGCTTCATCCGAGACACACCCGAAAACAAGACCCGCGTACGAATCCAGCATCGGCACAGCGCGCAAGCCGAGTCGACTCTTGTCGAACGCCGCGCCGTAGACGGCTTGCTGCGCAGGTATCCCGATGAGATCGCCGCTATTTCGATAGACCCAACCGTGATACGGGCATTGGAAAGTCGACTCATT
It encodes the following:
- a CDS encoding aromatic-ring-hydroxylating dioxygenase subunit beta, which gives rise to MTTTSPQDLRQAVLVSRDVRDQIEAFLFDEADLLDRDEFDGWLDLMAPEVHYFARVRQTLRRVGGPGFSERSMHLDDNYTSLKMRIQRHHTSSDWAEDPPSRIRHFITNIRVRSGDDIGGYCVTSNALLVRTRADEAKSETVSAERRDIIRRDETGWKLAQREILLDHTTLPTHNLSFLI
- a CDS encoding Rieske 2Fe-2S domain-containing protein is translated as MISMAADVEAMRLVENARGSVLKGRLPASLIANEVLHKLEIKRIFGRTWQFLCHEDEIPQPGDYVVRYIADNSIIVSRQQDMTIRAMSNSCRHRGTLLCRTEAGNESTFQCPYHGWVYRNSGDLIGIPAQQAVYGAAFDKSRLGLRAVPMLDSYAGLVFGCVSDEAPGLDEYLGDMRWYLDLMLKKSPAGIQVWGAPQRWVIDANWKTGADNFVGDGYHTVMTHRSMCELGLLPPDNVAVSPAHVSLSGGHGAGVLGAPPGTPAPPYMGYPEEIVAGLNEGYGDEVHGEVLKRTMFMHGNVFPNLSFLNAFIAKDGESMPLPILTLRQWRPLDSARMEVWSWFLVERNAPEEFKQQSFDTYVRTFGIAGVFEQDDAEIFQAITKGTRGELAGGAELNLEMGLDNLAPDPAWLGPGRPLASGYAEQNQREYWKQYFDYLATPRRDENL